One stretch of Manis pentadactyla isolate mManPen7 chromosome 10, mManPen7.hap1, whole genome shotgun sequence DNA includes these proteins:
- the FOXRED2 gene encoding FAD-dependent oxidoreductase domain-containing protein 2 isoform X1, with product MAVRGQEAPASLWVPRSSLISLGFKGPSVVQGLIPPVCRRMGLSAAARLWGPPGLLLTIALHLALILRPSKASALQHRDYCVLGAGPAGLQMAYFLHQAGRDYVVFERAPGPGSFFTRYPRHRKLLSINKRYTGKVNAEFNLRHDWNSLLSHDPQLLFRHYSLAYFPDAGDMVRYLGDFADKLGLHVLYNTAITHVTLHKDQQAWNGHYFLLTDQTGQACQCSVLFVATGLSVPNEVDFPGSEYVEGYESVSVDPKDFVGQNVLILGRGNSAFETAENILSVTNFIHMLSRSRVRLSWATHYVGDLRAINNGLLDTYQLKSLDGLLESDLTDLAIVKDHEGKFHVTLKFFLEENNQSAEAIPLPQDDNDNFAMRVAYDRVIRCLGWNFNFSIFNKSLRLSPGGEFRKKYPLVRASYESRGSRGLFVLGTASHSVDYRKSAGGFIHGFRYTVRAVHRLLEHRHHGITWPSTEHSITQLTSAILRRVNEASGLYQMFSVLADVVLLKENATAFEYLEEFPMQMLAQLEAITGRQARHGLFVINMEYGRNFSGPDKDVFFYDRSVGHMEDAWQSNFLHPVIYYYRYLPTEQEVTFRPADWPLPRPTAIHHIVEDFLTDWTAPVGHILPLRRFLENCLDTDLRSFYAESCFLFALTRRKLPPFCQQGYLRMQGLVGTESLRRHGVESGLLRNYAPVGSRREDSSQQPGSHEPAGHPLAPGPQVQPLNSNKEEL from the exons ATGGCAGTGAGAGGTCAGGAAGCCCCAGCCTCTCTCTGGGTCCCCAGATCCTCACTCATCTCCCTGGGCTTCAAGGGGCCATCCGTGGTCCAAGGCCTCATACCCCCGGTCTGCCGCAGAATGGGCCTTTCCGCCGCAGCCCGGCTGTGGGGGCCCCCAGGGCTGCTCCTGACCATCGCCCTGCACCTGGCTCTCATCCTGCGCCCTTCCAAGGCCTCAGCGCTCCAGCACCGGGACTACTGCGTCCTGGGCGCGGGGCCCGCGGGCCTGCAGATGGCCTACTTCCTGCACCAGGCAGGGAGGGACTATGTGGTGTTCGAACGCGCCCCGGGGCCCGGCAGCTTCTTCACGCGCTACCCCCGGCACCGCAAGCTCCTCAGCATCAACAAACGGTACACGGGCAAGGTCAACGCCGAGTTCAACCTCCGCCACGACTGGAACTCGCTGCTCAGTCACGACCCCCAGCTGCTCTTCAGACACTACTCGCTCGCCTACTTCCCCGATGCCGGCGACATGGTGCGCTACCTTGGTGACTTCGCAGACAAGCTGGGACTCCacgtgctgtacaacacagccaTTACCCACGTCACTCTGCACAAGGATCAACAGGCCTGGAATGGCCATTACTTCTTACTGACCGACCAGACGGGCCAGGCGTGCCAGTGCAG CGTCCTTTTTGTAGCCACCGGTTTGTCAGTCCCCAACGAGGTTGACTTCCCTGGCTCCGAATATGTGGAGGGTTACGAATCCGTGTCTGTGGACCCCAAGGACTTTGTGGGTCAGAATGTACTGATCCTGGGCCGTGGGAACTCGGCCTTTGAGACAGCAGAGAACATCTTGAGTGTCACCAACTTTATCCACATGCTGAGCCGCTCCCGGGTCCGGCTCTCCTGGGCTACCCACTACGTTGGAGACCTCAG GGCCATCAACAACGGCCTACTGGACACCTACCAGCTGAAGTCCCTGGACGGGTTGCTTGAGTCTGACCTCACGGATCTGGCCATTGTGAAGGACCATGAGGGTAAGTTCCACGTCACCCTGAAGTTCTTCCTGGAGGAAAACAACCAGAGTGCAGAGGCCATCCCCCTCCCCCAGGACGACAATGACAACTTTGCCATGCGCGTGGCCTACGACCGGGTCATCCGCTGCCTGGGCTGGAACTTCAACTTCTCCATTTTCAACAA GTCTCTCAGACTCTCTCCAGGGGGtgagttcaggaagaagtacCCGCTGGTCAGAGCTAGCTATGAGTCCAGGGGAAGCCGGGGTCTCTTTGTCCTGGGTACCGCCAGCCACTCTGTGGATTACCGGAAATCTGCCGGGGGCTTCATCCATGGATTCCGATACACAG TGCGTGCTGTCCACCGGCTACTGGAACATCGCCACCACGGCATCACCTGGCCCTCCACTGAACACTCCATCACACAGCTGACCAGCGCCATCCTCCGGCGTGTGAATGAGGCTTCTGGGCTCTACCAGATGTTCAGTGTGCTGGCTGATGTCGTCCTGTTGAAGGA GAACGCCACAGCATTTGAGTACCTGGAGGAGTTCCCCATGCAGATGCTGGCCCAGCTGGAGGCAATCACAGGAAGGCAGGCCAGACACGGGCTCTTCGTCATCAACATGGAGTATGGCAGAAATTTCTCTGGACCCGACAAGGACGTCTTCTTTTATGACCGGTCTGTGGGGCACATGGAAGACGCCTGGCAGTCTAACTTCCTCCATCCTGTCATCTACTACTATAGATAccttcccactg AGCAGGAGGTGACGTTCCGCCCTGCAGACTGGCCCCTGCCTCGGCCCACAGCCATCCACCACATTGTGGAAGATTTCTTGACAGACTGGACCGCCCCAGTGGGGCACATTCTACCTCTGAGGCGCTTCCTGGAGAACTGTCTGGACACGGACTTGCGAAGCTTCTATGCAG AGTCCTGCTTCCTGTTTGCCCTAACACGCCGGAAGCTGCCACCCTTTTGCCAGCAGGGGTACCTGAGAATGCAGGGGCTTGTGGGAACTGAGAGCCTCCGGCGGCATGGAGTAGAGAGTGGGCTGCTGAGGAACTATGCCCCTGTGGGTAGCCGCCGGGAGGACAGCAGCCAGCAGCCTGGCAGCCATGAGCCAGCAGGTCACCCCTTGGCTCCAGGGCCTCAGGTCCAACCTCTCAACAGCAATAAGGAGGAACtgtga
- the FOXRED2 gene encoding FAD-dependent oxidoreductase domain-containing protein 2 isoform X3, with protein MAVRGQEAPASLWVPRSSLISLGFKGPSVVQGLIPPVCRRMGLSAAARLWGPPGLLLTIALHLALILRPSKASALQHRDYCVLGAGPAGLQMAYFLHQAGRDYVVFERAPGPGSFFTRYPRHRKLLSINKRYTGKVNAEFNLRHDWNSLLSHDPQLLFRHYSLAYFPDAGDMVRYLGDFADKLGLHVLYNTAITHVTLHKDQQAWNGHYFLLTDQTGQACQCSVLFVATGLSVPNEVDFPGSEYVEGYESVSVDPKDFVGQNVLILGRGNSAFETAENILSVTNFIHMLSRSRVRLSWATHYVGDLRAINNGLLDTYQLKSLDGLLESDLTDLAIVKDHEGKFHVTLKFFLEENNQSAEAIPLPQDDNDNFAMRVAYDRVIRCLGWNFNFSIFNKSLRLSPGGEFRKKYPLVRASYESRGSRGLFVLGTASHSVDYRKSAGGFIHGFRYTVRAVHRLLEHRHHGITWPSTEHSITQLTSAILRRVNEASGLYQMFSVLADVVLLKENATAFEYLEEFPMQMLAQLEAITGRQARHGLFVINMEYGRNFSGPDKDVFFYDRSVGHMEDAWQSNFLHPVIYYYRYLPTEQEVTFRPADWPLPRPTAIHHIVEDFLTDWTAPVGHILPLRRFLENCLDTDLRSFYAEPCSSEMSGQSPLLRPSGRDKIRGYSGQT; from the exons ATGGCAGTGAGAGGTCAGGAAGCCCCAGCCTCTCTCTGGGTCCCCAGATCCTCACTCATCTCCCTGGGCTTCAAGGGGCCATCCGTGGTCCAAGGCCTCATACCCCCGGTCTGCCGCAGAATGGGCCTTTCCGCCGCAGCCCGGCTGTGGGGGCCCCCAGGGCTGCTCCTGACCATCGCCCTGCACCTGGCTCTCATCCTGCGCCCTTCCAAGGCCTCAGCGCTCCAGCACCGGGACTACTGCGTCCTGGGCGCGGGGCCCGCGGGCCTGCAGATGGCCTACTTCCTGCACCAGGCAGGGAGGGACTATGTGGTGTTCGAACGCGCCCCGGGGCCCGGCAGCTTCTTCACGCGCTACCCCCGGCACCGCAAGCTCCTCAGCATCAACAAACGGTACACGGGCAAGGTCAACGCCGAGTTCAACCTCCGCCACGACTGGAACTCGCTGCTCAGTCACGACCCCCAGCTGCTCTTCAGACACTACTCGCTCGCCTACTTCCCCGATGCCGGCGACATGGTGCGCTACCTTGGTGACTTCGCAGACAAGCTGGGACTCCacgtgctgtacaacacagccaTTACCCACGTCACTCTGCACAAGGATCAACAGGCCTGGAATGGCCATTACTTCTTACTGACCGACCAGACGGGCCAGGCGTGCCAGTGCAG CGTCCTTTTTGTAGCCACCGGTTTGTCAGTCCCCAACGAGGTTGACTTCCCTGGCTCCGAATATGTGGAGGGTTACGAATCCGTGTCTGTGGACCCCAAGGACTTTGTGGGTCAGAATGTACTGATCCTGGGCCGTGGGAACTCGGCCTTTGAGACAGCAGAGAACATCTTGAGTGTCACCAACTTTATCCACATGCTGAGCCGCTCCCGGGTCCGGCTCTCCTGGGCTACCCACTACGTTGGAGACCTCAG GGCCATCAACAACGGCCTACTGGACACCTACCAGCTGAAGTCCCTGGACGGGTTGCTTGAGTCTGACCTCACGGATCTGGCCATTGTGAAGGACCATGAGGGTAAGTTCCACGTCACCCTGAAGTTCTTCCTGGAGGAAAACAACCAGAGTGCAGAGGCCATCCCCCTCCCCCAGGACGACAATGACAACTTTGCCATGCGCGTGGCCTACGACCGGGTCATCCGCTGCCTGGGCTGGAACTTCAACTTCTCCATTTTCAACAA GTCTCTCAGACTCTCTCCAGGGGGtgagttcaggaagaagtacCCGCTGGTCAGAGCTAGCTATGAGTCCAGGGGAAGCCGGGGTCTCTTTGTCCTGGGTACCGCCAGCCACTCTGTGGATTACCGGAAATCTGCCGGGGGCTTCATCCATGGATTCCGATACACAG TGCGTGCTGTCCACCGGCTACTGGAACATCGCCACCACGGCATCACCTGGCCCTCCACTGAACACTCCATCACACAGCTGACCAGCGCCATCCTCCGGCGTGTGAATGAGGCTTCTGGGCTCTACCAGATGTTCAGTGTGCTGGCTGATGTCGTCCTGTTGAAGGA GAACGCCACAGCATTTGAGTACCTGGAGGAGTTCCCCATGCAGATGCTGGCCCAGCTGGAGGCAATCACAGGAAGGCAGGCCAGACACGGGCTCTTCGTCATCAACATGGAGTATGGCAGAAATTTCTCTGGACCCGACAAGGACGTCTTCTTTTATGACCGGTCTGTGGGGCACATGGAAGACGCCTGGCAGTCTAACTTCCTCCATCCTGTCATCTACTACTATAGATAccttcccactg AGCAGGAGGTGACGTTCCGCCCTGCAGACTGGCCCCTGCCTCGGCCCACAGCCATCCACCACATTGTGGAAGATTTCTTGACAGACTGGACCGCCCCAGTGGGGCACATTCTACCTCTGAGGCGCTTCCTGGAGAACTGTCTGGACACGGACTTGCGAAGCTTCTATGCAG AACCTTGTTCTTCCGAAATGTCAGGGCAGTCGCCTCTTCTTAGACCCTCAGGGAGGGACAAGATCCGTGGCTACTCAGGTCAGACGTGA
- the FOXRED2 gene encoding FAD-dependent oxidoreductase domain-containing protein 2 isoform X2 has translation MGLSAAARLWGPPGLLLTIALHLALILRPSKASALQHRDYCVLGAGPAGLQMAYFLHQAGRDYVVFERAPGPGSFFTRYPRHRKLLSINKRYTGKVNAEFNLRHDWNSLLSHDPQLLFRHYSLAYFPDAGDMVRYLGDFADKLGLHVLYNTAITHVTLHKDQQAWNGHYFLLTDQTGQACQCSVLFVATGLSVPNEVDFPGSEYVEGYESVSVDPKDFVGQNVLILGRGNSAFETAENILSVTNFIHMLSRSRVRLSWATHYVGDLRAINNGLLDTYQLKSLDGLLESDLTDLAIVKDHEGKFHVTLKFFLEENNQSAEAIPLPQDDNDNFAMRVAYDRVIRCLGWNFNFSIFNKSLRLSPGGEFRKKYPLVRASYESRGSRGLFVLGTASHSVDYRKSAGGFIHGFRYTVRAVHRLLEHRHHGITWPSTEHSITQLTSAILRRVNEASGLYQMFSVLADVVLLKENATAFEYLEEFPMQMLAQLEAITGRQARHGLFVINMEYGRNFSGPDKDVFFYDRSVGHMEDAWQSNFLHPVIYYYRYLPTEQEVTFRPADWPLPRPTAIHHIVEDFLTDWTAPVGHILPLRRFLENCLDTDLRSFYAESCFLFALTRRKLPPFCQQGYLRMQGLVGTESLRRHGVESGLLRNYAPVGSRREDSSQQPGSHEPAGHPLAPGPQVQPLNSNKEEL, from the exons ATGGGCCTTTCCGCCGCAGCCCGGCTGTGGGGGCCCCCAGGGCTGCTCCTGACCATCGCCCTGCACCTGGCTCTCATCCTGCGCCCTTCCAAGGCCTCAGCGCTCCAGCACCGGGACTACTGCGTCCTGGGCGCGGGGCCCGCGGGCCTGCAGATGGCCTACTTCCTGCACCAGGCAGGGAGGGACTATGTGGTGTTCGAACGCGCCCCGGGGCCCGGCAGCTTCTTCACGCGCTACCCCCGGCACCGCAAGCTCCTCAGCATCAACAAACGGTACACGGGCAAGGTCAACGCCGAGTTCAACCTCCGCCACGACTGGAACTCGCTGCTCAGTCACGACCCCCAGCTGCTCTTCAGACACTACTCGCTCGCCTACTTCCCCGATGCCGGCGACATGGTGCGCTACCTTGGTGACTTCGCAGACAAGCTGGGACTCCacgtgctgtacaacacagccaTTACCCACGTCACTCTGCACAAGGATCAACAGGCCTGGAATGGCCATTACTTCTTACTGACCGACCAGACGGGCCAGGCGTGCCAGTGCAG CGTCCTTTTTGTAGCCACCGGTTTGTCAGTCCCCAACGAGGTTGACTTCCCTGGCTCCGAATATGTGGAGGGTTACGAATCCGTGTCTGTGGACCCCAAGGACTTTGTGGGTCAGAATGTACTGATCCTGGGCCGTGGGAACTCGGCCTTTGAGACAGCAGAGAACATCTTGAGTGTCACCAACTTTATCCACATGCTGAGCCGCTCCCGGGTCCGGCTCTCCTGGGCTACCCACTACGTTGGAGACCTCAG GGCCATCAACAACGGCCTACTGGACACCTACCAGCTGAAGTCCCTGGACGGGTTGCTTGAGTCTGACCTCACGGATCTGGCCATTGTGAAGGACCATGAGGGTAAGTTCCACGTCACCCTGAAGTTCTTCCTGGAGGAAAACAACCAGAGTGCAGAGGCCATCCCCCTCCCCCAGGACGACAATGACAACTTTGCCATGCGCGTGGCCTACGACCGGGTCATCCGCTGCCTGGGCTGGAACTTCAACTTCTCCATTTTCAACAA GTCTCTCAGACTCTCTCCAGGGGGtgagttcaggaagaagtacCCGCTGGTCAGAGCTAGCTATGAGTCCAGGGGAAGCCGGGGTCTCTTTGTCCTGGGTACCGCCAGCCACTCTGTGGATTACCGGAAATCTGCCGGGGGCTTCATCCATGGATTCCGATACACAG TGCGTGCTGTCCACCGGCTACTGGAACATCGCCACCACGGCATCACCTGGCCCTCCACTGAACACTCCATCACACAGCTGACCAGCGCCATCCTCCGGCGTGTGAATGAGGCTTCTGGGCTCTACCAGATGTTCAGTGTGCTGGCTGATGTCGTCCTGTTGAAGGA GAACGCCACAGCATTTGAGTACCTGGAGGAGTTCCCCATGCAGATGCTGGCCCAGCTGGAGGCAATCACAGGAAGGCAGGCCAGACACGGGCTCTTCGTCATCAACATGGAGTATGGCAGAAATTTCTCTGGACCCGACAAGGACGTCTTCTTTTATGACCGGTCTGTGGGGCACATGGAAGACGCCTGGCAGTCTAACTTCCTCCATCCTGTCATCTACTACTATAGATAccttcccactg AGCAGGAGGTGACGTTCCGCCCTGCAGACTGGCCCCTGCCTCGGCCCACAGCCATCCACCACATTGTGGAAGATTTCTTGACAGACTGGACCGCCCCAGTGGGGCACATTCTACCTCTGAGGCGCTTCCTGGAGAACTGTCTGGACACGGACTTGCGAAGCTTCTATGCAG AGTCCTGCTTCCTGTTTGCCCTAACACGCCGGAAGCTGCCACCCTTTTGCCAGCAGGGGTACCTGAGAATGCAGGGGCTTGTGGGAACTGAGAGCCTCCGGCGGCATGGAGTAGAGAGTGGGCTGCTGAGGAACTATGCCCCTGTGGGTAGCCGCCGGGAGGACAGCAGCCAGCAGCCTGGCAGCCATGAGCCAGCAGGTCACCCCTTGGCTCCAGGGCCTCAGGTCCAACCTCTCAACAGCAATAAGGAGGAACtgtga